The genomic window ATTTTATGACACTTGGTGAACGTATACAAAAACACAGAAAAGAGTTAGGAATAACACAGTCTGAACTTGCTCGTAAAATCAATATCTCTCATACCCAAATGGCTAGATACGAGATTAAAGATGTACAGCCCCCTGCTAATATCCTCAAAAAATTAGCTGATCTTTTTGGGACTTCTATTGATTATCTTGTTTGTGGTACGGCTAATGAAAAAATTGTAAGTGATATACAGGATGCTAGTATTATCAACGAATTTAAAAAAATTGCTAGTCTCCCTAGCGAAGAAAAAAAAACA from Aquimarina sp. ERC-38 includes these protein-coding regions:
- a CDS encoding helix-turn-helix domain-containing protein, yielding MTLGERIQKHRKELGITQSELARKINISHTQMARYEIKDVQPPANILKKLADLFGTSIDYLVCGTANEKIVSDIQDASIINEFKKIASLPSEEKKTLLKVISAYLRDFQAKKAYAS